In the Leptolyngbya sp. FACHB-261 genome, AGCTTGCACATCCAGCGGAATTTTGCCGACTGCTTGAGCAGCATCAGTGTGAAAGAGCACGTTGTGCTGCTTAGCCAAGGCTCCGATTTGCGTTAGTGGCTGCAGAACACCGATTTCGTTATTGGCAGCCATCACTGAAATCAGCACAGTATCGGGTCGAATTGCTTGCTCTAGGGCCCGTAAATCGATCAGCCCTTGGCTATCAACCCCTAATAAAGTCACCTCAAAACCCAAGCCCTGCAAATAGTGCACAGGGTCAAGCACGGCATTATGCTCAGTGGTCACACTGATTAAATGACGCCCCTTACTGAGATAAGCCTCCGCCACACCTTTAATCGCCAAATTATTGGCTTCAGTTGCACCACTGGTGAAGATAATTTCCTCTGGACTGCAATTAATTGCTGCCGCTAGGGTCTCTCTCGCCTGTGTCACAGCCGCTTCCGCCTCCCAGCCGTAGACATGGGAGCTGCTCGCTGCATTACCAAACGCATGGGTGAAGTAGGGCAACATCACTTCCAACACGCGAGGATCCGTGGGGGTAGTGGCGTGGTGGTCCAGGTAGATAGGTCGGGACGGCAGAGATGAGCCCATTTTCACAACGGATTGGTCGATAGAGGGCGCTTCGTTATTGTACTGACCCGGCTCAAGCCACCTCAGCGTCACTCACGGCTAGCTATTAAAAGCCGTGAGCTAACGAAATTGTGGGCTTGTCAAGTGATCACGTTTAACACTCAAACTAACCAAAATCATTGACATAGAACATGAATCCGGAGGTTATGTCGTTTGGACTACAAATCTTACTGAGGGCAGTTGATAAATGTGTGTCTTGGTGTAGCCCAGAATACGGGCGGATTTGAGTGAGGAGTGTGAGTTGTGAAGGCATTCAGGCATTGTCCACGAATTCTACTGGCTCTCTGCCTCCTGGGGTCAGGTCCATTGGCGCTAGGCAGCCCTGCCTCGGCTAGCGAGATTGAAACCAGCCAAACTCTGGAGCAACTTAATCAATACAGCCTGGAGGGAACTGGCTCGGCCCTTAGCCCAGTGTCTAACTCAACTTCTGAGCTAGTGACAGCGGATACAGAAGCGGCGCAGGTCACCTCAGTGTCTCAGCTTTCCGACGTTAGACCCACCGACTGGGCCTTCCAAGCCCTGCAGTCGCTGGTCGAGCGCTATGGCGTGATTGCAGGCTATCCCGATGGCACCTTCCGAGGCAACCGCGCCCTCACTCGCTATGAGTTTGCTGCTGGTCTAAATGCCGCCTTAGATCGGGTGAATGAGCTGATTGCTGCAGGCTTAGCTGACAAAGTCTCCCGTGAGGATTTGGCGACACTACAACGGCTACAAGAGCAGTTCGCCGCCGAGCTAGCAACTCTACGCGGTCGGGTAGACAGCCTGGAAGCGCGCACAGCCGAGCTAGAGGCCAATCAGTTCTCCACGACAACCAAGCTCAACGCCCTAGCCTGGTTTAATTTCACCGGCGCCAGTGCTGATGGGACCATACGCGCAGAGGGCAACGACGCCTTCACAGCGGCGCGGACGCCACCTGATAACCGGGCAGCCGTTCGACGCATCGACGAAGACCCCAATGTCATCTTCAGTTCACTGGTCTGGCTGACCTTAAACACGTCATTCACCGGCAAAGACAACCTGATCACGCAACTTGCCTTCAGTGACGCTGGCCTTGGCTCTCCCGCTAATCTCTACGTCTCTGGGGGGCTGTACAACACCTGGGGTACACCCTTCACCGACCAGATCGCCTCGGATGCAGCGGTGGACGACAGACGGGTGATCCTGCGTGAACTGGCCTATGACTTTCCGATCTTCGGCAATGGTCGACTAGTCATTGGCCCCCGGGTCAACTGGTATCGCTACTTTGACGGCAACCGCTTCACATTCTTCTTGACCGGCGCTGGCAGCTTCAACTCTAGCGGCAGCACTCTGCTCAACACGATTGACCGAGGGGCTGGTGCGGTCGCGATCTTGCCCATTGGGGAGCAGTTTGATGTGCGGGTTGGCTATCTGGCGGAGAATAATGAGTTTCTACCCGCCAGTCTGGGCTATGGTTCTGCCAGCAGAACCGATCAAGGTTTGTTTAGCGGCACGAACACGCTCACCGCTCAACTGACCTACTCGCCCAGCAACAACTTTGGCCTCAGGCTGATCTACAACCGCCTGAATATTCAACCGATTTTTGGGCAGATCGGTGGCGCAACCGGTGAACCGATCTACGGTCTTGCAGATGGTGGTGCCAATCCGATTACGGGAGTGGGAATTCCCCTCAACGACTCTAGTGGTCACGCCTTCGCGGTTAGCCTTGACTGGCTAATCACACCGGGCTTCGGCATTTTTGGGCGCTACACCTATGGCAGTGTCGAGTTAGACCGCGTCGGTTTTGGCAGTCGGGGGCTCAATTCCCAGTCCTACCAAGTTGGTTTGGCCTTCCCCGATCTGTTCAAGCCAGGAGCACTGGCAGTACTCACAGCGCTGGTGCCCTTCAGCGTGACTCGGGGTCAGGAGTTCTTAGTCTCTGGGTTCGGTGACGGGGGTAAGCAGTACGACATTGAGCTTTCTTACTTCCTGCCGCTAACCGACAATATTGCGATCGTGCCGTCCTTCTACGCGATCATCCATCCCAACAATTTCGATAGCAATCCTGCCGTCTATGTCGGCAACCTGCGAACTCAATTTAGTTTCTGATCGGTTTCTAAAGCTCAATTTTTGAGGGCGAATGCTTAAGTCAAAGCTTGAGAACTAAGCTCTGAGAACTAAGCCCTTAGAACAGCTTTGAAGGTTTGGAGGTGAGAGAGCCAGGACGAGCGTAGGTCAATGATCTGCGCTCATTTATTTTTCTAGGTCAACTTTTTTTGAAGTCAAT is a window encoding:
- a CDS encoding cysteine desulfurase family protein, translating into MGSSLPSRPIYLDHHATTPTDPRVLEVMLPYFTHAFGNAASSSHVYGWEAEAAVTQARETLAAAINCSPEEIIFTSGATEANNLAIKGVAEAYLSKGRHLISVTTEHNAVLDPVHYLQGLGFEVTLLGVDSQGLIDLRALEQAIRPDTVLISVMAANNEIGVLQPLTQIGALAKQHNVLFHTDAAQAVGKIPLDVQAQNIDLMSLTAHKVYGPKGIGALYVRRRDPRVKLAPQMHGGGHERGLRSGTLFVPQIAGLGKAVELAMLELESEAARLTSLREQLWQQLQVLDDLKLNGHPGQRLPGNLNVCFGGVDGEALLIGLRQVVALSSGSACTSAEVAPSHVLKALGRTDQEAHAALRFGLGRFNTTEEVDQVAVAVVDTVQKLRKMAMTWR
- a CDS encoding iron uptake porin, coding for MKAFRHCPRILLALCLLGSGPLALGSPASASEIETSQTLEQLNQYSLEGTGSALSPVSNSTSELVTADTEAAQVTSVSQLSDVRPTDWAFQALQSLVERYGVIAGYPDGTFRGNRALTRYEFAAGLNAALDRVNELIAAGLADKVSREDLATLQRLQEQFAAELATLRGRVDSLEARTAELEANQFSTTTKLNALAWFNFTGASADGTIRAEGNDAFTAARTPPDNRAAVRRIDEDPNVIFSSLVWLTLNTSFTGKDNLITQLAFSDAGLGSPANLYVSGGLYNTWGTPFTDQIASDAAVDDRRVILRELAYDFPIFGNGRLVIGPRVNWYRYFDGNRFTFFLTGAGSFNSSGSTLLNTIDRGAGAVAILPIGEQFDVRVGYLAENNEFLPASLGYGSASRTDQGLFSGTNTLTAQLTYSPSNNFGLRLIYNRLNIQPIFGQIGGATGEPIYGLADGGANPITGVGIPLNDSSGHAFAVSLDWLITPGFGIFGRYTYGSVELDRVGFGSRGLNSQSYQVGLAFPDLFKPGALAVLTALVPFSVTRGQEFLVSGFGDGGKQYDIELSYFLPLTDNIAIVPSFYAIIHPNNFDSNPAVYVGNLRTQFSF